The proteins below are encoded in one region of Toxoplasma gondii ME49 chromosome IV, whole genome shotgun sequence:
- a CDS encoding hypothetical protein (encoded by transcript TGME49_301470~Signal peptide predicted by SignalP 2.0 HMM (probability 0.769) with cleavage site probability 0.209 at residue 32~Predicted trans-membrane domain (TMHMM2.0):122-142:212-230:303-326) — protein sequence MSCRVAFRSRLHLVPGCVCAVLLGAELPPALQTYRAISLACEVASGDAGYTECTDALELDSQEIGPVSEDGSNLQNAVLRVPLSPGAAGGAEAVVAKRSNVRNRGTNARYPMSDRGGGAKNCLLFPAFLFLALAGSGVIGFFMRKQGTAVVTDQVKAGPPPEAAKQRNTVSAKRGDMEARQQGPEEVTRQGGAEVAPGKKVGDPSRGRRQDAIFAAVLSAAGLYGMWLSFRDHDKEFSLKSSLPVLPNLHTPLSAHADPSLDVELDASVEAGVEEPGEGAAQKEGGRGSFIEDLAAMLESNSEQTLCMGMAALVLVFGLVVFSLAASRRSSEQEEAEDPPSPFASEQQMEPAEAATVEEPKKAFDSKSEMPTGGPFEAASADEAEQVPGDDGGETEKTD from the coding sequence ATGTCTTGCCGCGTGGCGTTCCGATCTAGGTTGCATCTGGTACCTGGTTGCGTGTGCGCGGTGCTCCTGGGCGCAGAGCTGCCTCCCGCGCTGCAGACGTACCGTGCAATTAGTCTCGCCTGCGAGGTAGCTAGTGGAGACGCGGGATACACAGAATGCACAGATGCATTGGAGCTGGACTCGCAGGAGATTGGGCCAGTCAGTGAAGATGGCAGCAATCTTCAAAACGCAGTTCTTAGGGTGCCTCTTTCCCCGGGGGCCGCCGGGGGGGCCGAGGCGGTCGTGGCGAAGCGGTCGAACGTCAGAAACCGCGGCACGAATGCACGATACCCCATGTCCGACAGGGGCGGAGGAGCCAAAAactgtcttctgtttcccgCATTTCTCTTTTTAGCTCTTGCAGGAAGTGGAGTTATTGGTTTCTTCATGCGAAAGCAAGGAACTGCCGTCGTAACGGACCAAGTCAAAGCGGGCCCTCCCCCTGAAGCCGCGAAGCAAAGAAACACGGTATCTGCCAAGCGAGGGGACATGGAAGCGAGACAGCAAGGTCCTGAGGAGGTCACAAGACAAGGCGGTGCGGAAGTCGCACCGGGGAAAAAAGTCGGGGACCCTTCGCGGGGTCGCAGGCAGGACGCAATCTTTGCCGCTGTGCTGTCAGCGGCGGGTCTCTACGGTATGTGGCTCTCTTTCCGAGACCATGACAAGGAGTTTTCTCTAAAGTCGTCACTGCCTGTGTTGCCAAATCTGCACACGCCCCTCAGCGCACACGCGGATCCCTCCCTCGATGTAGAATTGGACGCATCGGTCGAGGCAGGAGTAGAAGAGCCAGGCGAAGGTGCAGCGCAAAAGGAGGGAGGCAGGGGCTCTTTCATCGAGGACCTTGCGGCGATGTTAGAGAGCAATTCAGAGCAAACGTTGTGCATGGGTATGGCTGCATTAGTTCTTGTCTTCGggcttgttgttttctcGCTGGCGGCTTCTCGACGGTCAAGCGAacaggaagaggcagaggaccCACCGTCTCCCTTCGCCAGTGAGCAGCAGATGGAGCCTGCCGAGGCCGCCACCGTGGAGGAACCCAAGAAGGCTTTCGATTCAAAATCCGAGATGCCAACGGGGGGGCCTTTCGAGGCCGCGTCTGCTGATGAAGCGGAGCAGGTGCCAGGCGACGACGGGGGCGAGACTGAGAAGACGGACTAA
- a CDS encoding hypothetical protein (encoded by transcript TGME49_301480~Predicted trans-membrane domain (TMHMM2.0):141-164), which yields MPPTISTSRSGLLVATLCACALVLDSSGPVPTWQRVASFSHASKVSGRETGYAGASELMVLANEGQDGDGGRATHADSGAPMSAIARQAIAGVKAGESVESFASAGERGEHMNAVLPRHGGPASQGKRKPFAMSTQRKRAKIRYLLGAVLVSALAVAGIMGALTLRGKVSSQKVAADEEAMNLIEAEIARQKEREAKLRRRLAAVVASMLVAASLYGLNSFLHGSDKEISSMPSSIDKKPDSPFAAQLGTSLESEIGIPEEKAIPEAADISSFIENLSATVAGNSVQAQSIGFVLTVVVLGLVAFSLKAARRSSPREEQAFSLPAHPPREEKVKIPAEAAPAAQAQAAQKAAPQVPTKGADEAASGDEDMEPEAKPQAPVEDVDEAASGEEDLLEPGAEPQRLVAGAGEAASGGEDLLEPEAAPQGPVEDVVEPPSGVEDLPQPEAAPQVPTKGADEAASGDEDMEPEAKPQAPVEDVVEPPFGVEDLPQPEAEPQGLVAGAGEAAAGGEDLLEPEAEPQGLVAGAGEAAAGGEDLLEPEAEAQVPTKGVDQAASVGGDLLEPEAEPQGPVEDVVEPPFGVEDLPQPEAEPQGLVAGAGEAAAGGEDLLEPEAEPQGLVAGAGEAAAGGEDLLEPEAAPQGPVEDVVEPPSGEEELLEPEAKPQGSVEDVGEAASGGEDLLEPEAEAQVPTKGVDQAASGGEDIVEPEAEPQGLVAGAGEAASGGEDLLEPEAEPQGPVEDVVEPPSGVEDLPQPEAEAQVPTKGVDQAASVGGDLLEPEAEPQGPVEDVVEPPFGVEDLPQPEAEPQGLVAGAGEAAAGGEDLLEPEAEPQGLVAGAGEAAAGGEDLLEPEAEPQGPVEDVNEAASGEEDLPQPEAEAQVPTKGVDQAASGGEDIVEPEAEPQGLVAGAGEAASGGEDLLEPEAEPQGSVEGVDEAASVEGDLLEPEAEPQRPVQPVVSVGDVSPKETEALEVVWEDDEDDLSSSEKLQRIKATLWQSMSMCGTRVAALRARTHNLQLTMKAIADANLAVKETGQTMLQGNLEEEYELVSRALSLEYASLLSFSFVQRLSLTGFYLADVVTGSEKDGLTPEQRSEIQESLVNTDAGLQQARSEVLELEEAGGEQRPRGAPLGPRSALVRTVDIVKRELGTLSQLLPGIKEQETTSEQPTTQLNIGEQLKVKAVNLKNEITKTKEAAALMADETGMLESLEAGLLEAIAFFAKETKIAQLALLGFGTSGSGESGMLRDLQNEVKVQRDRLAAFESEREVLSNLLQTVREEKAMLDDKCNDLEKQLEEVELQIRGE from the coding sequence ATGCCTCCCACTATTTCGACATCCAGATCTGGGCTGCTTGTGGCTACGCTTTGCGCGTGCGCCCTAGTGCTCGACAGCTCTGGGCCGGTCCCCACATGGCAGCGCGTCGCGTCTTTTAGTCACGCCAGCAAGGTATCTGGCAGAGAAACGGGATACGCTGGCGCTTCGGAGCTCATGGTTCTGGCGAATGAAGGGCAAGATGGGGATGGTGGCAGAGCTACACACGCCGACAGTGGCGCGCCCATGTCCGCGATAGCGCGCCAGGCAATTGCCGGGGTGAAGGCGGGGGAGTCCGTAGAAAGCTTTGCATCGGCAGGTGAAAGGGGAGAACATATGAACGCTGTTTTGCCGAGACACGGGGGCCCTGCTAGTCAAGGGAAACGCAAGCCGTTCGCCATGTCAACGCAGCGCAAGCGGGCAAAGATCCGGTATCTTCTGGGTGCGGTCCTCGTTTCTGCCCTCGCGGTAGCAGGAATCATGGGCGCTTTGACGCTGAGAGGCAAAGTCTCCTCGCAGAAAGTGGCGGCCGACGAGGAAGCTATGAATTTGATCGAGGCTGAAATCGCTAGGCAGAAGGAGCGGGAAGCCAAACTGCGTCGCAGGCTTGCTGCGGTCGTGGCCTCAATGCTGGTAGCAGCGAGCCTCTACGGCTTGAACTCGTTCCTCCACGGTTCTGACAAGGAGATTTCTTCGATGCCATCCTCTATCGACAAAAAACCAGATTCCCCCTTTGCCGCACAGCTGGGCACCTCGCTCGAGTCAGAAATTGGTATAcccgaagaaaaagcaatTCCTGAGGCGGCCGACATAAGCAGTTTTATTGAGAATCTTTCCGCGACGGTGGCAGGCAATTCTGTGCAAGCCCAGAGCATCGGCTTTGTGTTGACAGTTGTTGTACTTGGTCTTGTCGCCTTCTCACTCAAGGCTGCTCGACGTTCCTCGCCAAGAGAGGAGCAGGCATTCAGCCTGCCGGCACACCCGCCGCGCGAGGAAAAAGTCAAAATACCTGCTGAAGCCGCCCCAGCAGCCCAAGCCCAGGCGGCTCAAAAGGCAGCTCCGCAAGTACCGACAAAGGGTGCTGATGAGGCCGCgtcgggagacgaagacatgGAGCCAGAGGcaaagccgcaggctccGGTGGAGGATGTTGATGAGGCGGCgtcgggagaggaagacctgCTGGAGCCAGGGGCAGAGCCGCAGCGACTGGTGGCTGGTGCTGGTGAGGCCGCGTCGGGAGGGGAGGACCTGCTAGAGCCAGAGGCTGCGCCGCAGGGTCCGGTGGAGGATGTTGTTGAGCCCCCGTCGGGAGTGGAAGACCTGCCGCAGCCAGAGGCAGCTCCGCAAGTACCGACAAAGGGTGCTGATGAGGCCGCgtcgggagacgaagacatgGAGCCAGAGGcaaagccgcaggctccGGTGGAGGATGTTGTTGAGCCCCCGTTTGGAGTGGAAGACCTGCCGCAgccagaggcagagccgcAGGGACTGGTGGCTGGTGCTGGTGAGGCCGCGGCGGGAGGGGAGGACCTGCTAGAGCCAGAGGCTGAGCCGCAGGGACTGGTGGCTGGCGCTGGTGAGGCCGCGGCGGGAGGGGAGGACCTGCTAGagccagaggcagaggcgcaaGTACCGACCAAGGGTGTTGACCAGGCCGCGTCAGTAGGGGGGGACCTGCTAGAgccagaggcagagccgcAGGGTCCGGTGGAGGATGTTGTTGAGCCCCCGTTTGGAGTGGAAGACCTGCCGCAgccagaggcagagccgcAGGGACTGGTGGCTGGTGCTGGTGAGGCCGCGGCGGGAGGGGAGGACCTGCTAGAGCCAGAGGCTGAGCCGCAGGGACTGGTGGCTGGCGCTGGTGAGGCCGCGGCGGGAGGGGAGGACCTGCTAGAGCCAGAGGCAGCGCCGCAGGGTCCGGTGGAGGATGTTGTTGAGCCCCCgtcgggagaggaagaactgcTGGAGCCAGAGGCAAAGCCGCAGGGTTCGGTGGAGGATGTTGGTGAGGCAGCGTCGGGAGGGGAGGACCTGCTAGagccagaggcagaggcgcaaGTACCGACCAAGGGTGTTGACCAGGCCGCGTCGGGAGGGGAGGACATCGTGGAgccagaggcagagccgcAGGGACTGGTGGCTGGTGCTGGTGAGGCCGCATCGGGAGGGGAGGACCTGCTAGAgccagaggcagagccgcAGGGTCCGGTGGAGGATGTTGTTGAGCCCCCGTCGGGAGTGGAAGACCTGCCGCagccagaggcagaggcgcaaGTACCGACCAAGGGTGTTGACCAGGCCGCGTCAGTAGGGGGGGACCTGCTAGAgccagaggcagagccgcAGGGTCCGGTGGAGGATGTTGTTGAGCCCCCGTTTGGAGTGGAAGACCTGCCGCAgccagaggcagagccgcAGGGACTGGTGGCTGGTGCTGGTGAGGCCGCGGCGGGAGGGGAGGACCTGCTAGAGCCAGAGGCTGAGCCGCAGGGACTGGTGGCTGGCGCTGGTGAGGCCGCGGCGGGAGGGGAGGACCTGCTAGAgccagaggcagagccgcAGGGTCCGGTGGAGGATGTTAATGAGGCAGCgtcgggagaggaagacctgCCGCagccagaggcagaggcgcaaGTACCGACCAAGGGTGTTGACCAGGCCGCGTCGGGAGGGGAGGACATCGTGGAgccagaggcagagccgcAGGGACTGGTGGCTGGCGCTGGTGAGGCCGCGTCGGGAGGGGAGGACCTGCTAGAgccagaggcagagccgcAGGGTTCGGTGGAGGGTGTTGATGAGGCGGCGTCGGTAGAGGGAGACCTGCTGGAgccagaggcagagccgcAGAGGCCGGTGCAGCCAGTTGTGTCGGTCGGGGACGTATCCCCAAAGGAAACGGAAGCGCTAGAAGTTGTGTGGGAAGATGACGAGGACGATTTGTCTTCCTCTGAAAAGCTCCAGCGGATCAAGGCGACCCTGTGGCAATCGATGTCAATGTGCGGGACAAGAGTAGCCGCACTACGAGCTCGGACACATAATCTCCAACTCACGATGAAAGCGATAGCGGATGCAAATCTCGCAGTAAAAGAGACCGGCCAGACAATGTTGCAGGGTAACCTAGAGGAAGAATATGAACTAGTCTCACGAGCTCTTTCATTGGAATacgcttctctgttgtccttctccttcgtccaGCGTCTTTCTCTGACAGGTTTTTACTTGGCAGACGTAGTGACTGGATCAGAAAAGGACGGTCTTACCCCTGAACAGCGGTCTGAGATTCAAGAGAGTTTGGTGAATACCGACGCTGGTCTCCAGCAGGCTCGGAGTGAGGTGCTGGAACTAGAAGAAGCCGGGGGGGAACAGAGACCAAGAGGCGCACCGTTGGGACCACGAAGTGCACTAGTACGCACTGTCGATATTGTGAAGCGTGAGTTAGGTACTCTATCGCAACTGCTCCCTGGGATTAAGGAGCAAGAAACGACAAGTGAGCAACCCACGACACAGCTGAATATCGGTGAGCAGCTCAAGGTAAAAGCCGTGAATCTCAAGAATGAGATCACAAAGACCAAGGAGGCCGCCGCCTTGATGGCTGATGAGACAGGGATGCTCGAATCGCTTGAGGCCGGTCTGTTGGAGGCCATAGCTTTCTTTGCCAAAGAAACCAAAATAGCTCAGCTCGCTCTACTAGGCTTCGGAACCAGCGGCAGTGGTGAATCTGGCATGCTAAGGGATCTTCAGAATGAAGTTAAAGTTCAGCGTGACAGGCTTGCCGCCTTTGAAAGTGAACGTGAAGTTCTCAGCAATTTACTACAAACTgtcagagaagagaaagccaTGTTGGACGACAAGTGTAACGACCTGGAGAAGCAATTGGAGGAAGTAGAACTGCAGATCAGGGGAGAATAG
- a CDS encoding hypothetical protein (encoded by transcript TGME49_301690~Signal peptide predicted by SignalP 2.0 HMM (probability 0.957) with cleavage site probability 0.387 at residue 35~Predicted trans-membrane domain (TMHMM2.0):11-34:110-133:182-202:282-302), producing MRRGGESFCHRLASRYGFLLVAGCAGALLVGSAPASTQQRFASFGLAGKVDGGDTGYGAPVALQKTPEDNAPLSSGAVEAADDELQPSSTVPRVSSAWYTVSTRRKSGKRLLLIPAILLAVLAVAGMVGLLSPKSKEAPEEELLETPQVADVTGQTKAEMTGVERETLEHQDETKAARRRKNTALFVAALVVAGVLGMHFSMRSPVKPAELVVYETSPVDSSMQVNEPLDAEANSFVEQPEMSPEIQDERTVEAALQEETRWGEFVNTIVGMFGDKDVQMRRIGILTTAVFFSLVASSLAAARRSRQQRQEATNAPPSPSGNEDEADISYHTIQLSESKPTGEPQPEKEEAMAAANVQAPEPQPTPEALSRAPEQPQESPEAGEEGEPD from the coding sequence ATGcgtcgaggaggcgagagttTCTGCCACCGCTTGGCATCCAGATATGGATTCCTTCTGGTCGCTGGCTGCGCGGGAGCCTTGCTCGTCGGCTCCGCGCCGGCTTCGACTCAGCAGCGCTTTGCGTCCTTCGGTCTTGCCGGCAAGGTAGATGGCGGAGACACAGGATACGGGGCTCCGGTTGCCCTACAGAAAACCCCCGAGGATAACGCGCCCCTTTCCTCGGGAGCGGTCGAGGCGGCCGATGATGAACTACAGCCCTCAAGCACCGTTCCCCGAGTGTCCAGCGCCTGGTACACCGTGTCGACAAGGCGCAAGAGCGGAAAACGCCTCCTTCTTATTCCTGCAATTCTCCTTGCTGTGCTCGCAGTGGCTGGAATGGTGGGCCTTCTCAGTCCGAAGAGTAAGGAAGCCCCTGAGGAAGAACTGCTCGAAACTCCCCAGGTCGCGGATGTCACAGGGCAAACCAAGGCGGAAATGACTGGGGTAGAACGAGAGACACTCGAACATCAAGACGAAACGAAAGCAGCTCGTCGTCGCAAAAACACCGCACTCTTCGTTGCAGCATTGGTAGTCGCGGGTGTCTTGGGCATGCACTTCTCCATGCGAAGTCCCGTTAAACCAGCAGAGTTGGTGGTGTATGAGACATCTCCAGTCGATTCCTCAATGCAGGTGAACGAGCCACTCGATGCAGAAGCGAACAGCTTTGTCGAACAGCCTGAGATGTCTCCCGAGATACAGGATGAAAGAACCGTCGAGGCTGCGCTtcaggaagagacacgatGGGGTGAATTTGTGAACACGATTGTGGGGATGTTCGGAGACAAAGATGTGCAAATGCGACGCATTGGCATCCTAACAACagctgttttcttttcgcttgTAGCCTCCTCCCTGGCAGCTGCTCGACGTTctcgacagcagagacaggaagcgacaaACGCCCCACCGTCACCATCTGgcaacgaagacgaagcggatATATCTTATCATACTATCCAGCTCTCTGAATCCAAACCGACTGGGGAACCACAGcccgagaaagaggaggcgaTGGCTGCCGCGAATGTCCAGGCACCTGAACCCCAGCCGACGCCTGAGGCACTGTCGAGGGCACCGGAACAACCTCAGGAAAGTCCcgaggcaggagaggaaggagagccgGATTAG
- a CDS encoding dense granule protein GRA11 (encoded by transcript TGME49_212410~Signal peptide predicted by SignalP 2.0 HMM (probability 0.992) with cleavage site probability 0.442 at residue 24~Predicted trans-membrane domain (TMHMM2.0):195-213) produces MSRRMASRSRLLFAAFCAGGVLLGAGPPAARQSAFTVASTVAGGETGYTSSLEVESPENVGVHEGDENSQHAHDEIPVEAAEGEEVGSSRLSSSNRSRTTHATSATRRGSRSRLLLPAALISALALSGLIGSSMMKETAEETGEPRAATPEKQADAKGAPPEEAKVVEQEGAQVAHPEGAQVAEEDSRSRQRRMQAAVLAAVLVAAVIYGVYDKASLTSPTTTSSESGTSFRHPELALEDSEADLGGQLEMALIDASHETPGGAPSEGMAGAVSSLIARVVDGVVQFLQDPASQRKSLGMAASAVALAFLAAGALRARQAAKALTHRPAPPPASKEQGESAQEALEELEPAPETQTEQVDQASMPLPPAPEDFDLPPMPLPEAPEDFDQAPMPLPEAAEVFDQAPMPLPEAPEVFDQAPMPLPEAPEVFDQPPMPLPEAAEVFDQAPMPLPEAPEDFDQAPEPLPEAAEEFDQAPKPVPEAAEEFDQPPEPLREAAEEFDQAPMPVPEAPEDFDQIPKPVPEAPEEFDQAPMPLPEAPEEFDQIPKPVPEAPEEFDQAPMPLPEAPEESEQAPEPLPEAPEESEQAPEPLPEAPEESEQAPEPLPEAPEESEQAPEPLPEAPEESEQAPEPLPEAPEELDQPPMPLPEAPEEFDQPPMPLPEAPEEFDQAPMPLPPAPEDFDQPAMPLPPAPEDFDQAPMPLPQAPEELEQAPASHPEEAEQEVPERKTDAGSEPEKDPETNLLEEEDELKP; encoded by the coding sequence ATGTCCCGCCGCATGGCATCCAGATCTAGGCTGCTTTTTGCAGCTTTTTGTGCGGGCGGTGTGCTCCTCGGGGCCGGGCCGCCTGCCGCGCGGCAGAGTGCCTTCACCGTCGCCAGCACGGTAGCTGGTGGAGAGACGGGATATACCAGCAGTTTGGAAGTCGAGTCTCCGGAAAATGTGGGAGTTCATGAGGGCGACGAGAACTCTCAACATGCACATGATGAAATCCCCGTCGAAGCTGCCGAGGGCGAGGAGGTCGGCTCTTCGAGGTTGAGCTCCTCTAACCGCAGCAGAACTACTCACGCCACGTCGGCCACGCGCAGGGGATCCAGAAgccgtcttctgcttcccgcAGCCCTCATTTCTGCTTTGGCTTTGAGTGGATTGATTGGCTCCTCCATGATGAAAGAGACCGCCGAGGAAACTGGCGAGCCCAGAGCTGCCACTCCCGAGAAGCAAGCCGACGCGAAAGGCGCACCGccagaagaggcgaaggtcGTAGAGCAAGAGGGCGCGCAAGTTGCACATCCAGAGGGCGCGCAAgtcgcagaagaagactcaCGATCCAGGCAgcgtcgcatgcaggccGCAGTCTTGGCTGCAGTTCTGGTCGCAGCGGTCATCTACGGCGTGTACGACAAGGCTTCATTGACGTCGCCGACCACCACATCTTCAGAATCGGGGACCTCGTTCCGCCATCCGGAGCTGGCCCTCGAAGACTCAGAGGCGGACCTCGGTGGGCAGCTGGAGATGGCCCTCATTGATGCGTCGCACGAGACACCAGGGGGAGCGCCATCTGAGGGCATGGCTGGGGCTGTTTCGTCACTCATAGCTCGTGTGGTCGATGGAGTTGTGCAATTCCTTCAAGACCCCGCTTcacagaggaagagcctGGGAATGGCGGCATCTGCTGTCGCCTTGGCTTTTCTGGCCGCTGGTGCTCTACGGGCCCGGCAAGCTGCAAAGGCATTGACACACCGCCCAGCGCCACCCCCTGCTAGCAAGGAACAAGGGGAAAGCGCGCAGGAAGCTCTGGAAGAACTTGAGCCGGCTCCCGAGACACAGACCGAGCAGGTGGATCAGGCTTCTATGCCACTGCCCCCGGCCCCCGAAGACTTTGACCTGCCTCCTATGCCACTGCCCGAAGCACCCGAAGACTTTGACCAGGCTCCTATGCCACTGCCCGAGGCAGCCGAAGTCTTTGACCAGGCTCCTATGCCACTGCCCGAAGCACCCGAAGTCTTTGACCAGGCTCCTATGCCACTGCCCGAAGCACCCGAAGTCTTTGACCAGCCTCCTATGCCACTGCCCGAGGCAGCCGAAGTCTTTGACCAGGCTCCTATGCCACTGCCCGAAGCACCCGAAGACTTTGACCAGGCTCCTGAGCCACTGCCCGAGGCAGCCGAAGAATTTGATCAGGCTCCTAAGCCAGTGCCCGAGGCAGCCGAAGAATTTGACCAGCCTCCTGAGCCACTGCGCGAGGCAGCCGAAGAATTTGACCAGGCTCCTATGCCAGTGCCCGAGGCACCCGAAGACTTTGACCAGATTCCTAAGCCAGTGCCCGAGGCACCCGAAGAATTTGACCAGGCTCCTATGCCACTGCCCGAGGCACCCGAAGAATTTGACCAGATTCCTAAGCCAGTGCCCGAGGCACCCGAAGAATTTGACCAGGCTCCTATGCCACTGCCCGAGGCACCCGAAGAATCCGAGCAGGCTCCTGAGCCACTGCCCGAGGCACCCGAAGAATCCGAGCAGGCTCCTGAGCCACTGCCCGAGGCACCCGAAGAATCCGAGCAGGCTCCTGAGCCACTGCCCGAGGCACCCGAAGAATCCGAGCAGGCTCCTGAGCCACTGCCCGAGGCACCCGAAGAATCCGAGCAGGCTCCTGAGCCACTGCCCGAGGCACCCGAAGAACTTGACCAGCCTCCCATGCCACTGCCCGAGGCACCCGAAGAATTTGACCAGCCTCCCATGCCACTGCCCGAGGCACCCGAAGAATTTGACCAGGCTCCTATGCCACTGCCCCCGGCCCCCGAAGACTTTGACCAGCCTGCTATGCCACTGCCCCCGGCCCCCGAAGACTTTGACCAGGCTCCCATGCCACTGCCGCAGGCACCCGAAGAACTCGAGCAGGCTCCCGCTTCACACCCCGAGGAGGCGGAGCAGGAGGTGCCTGAGAGAAAAACTGACGCAGGAAGTGAACCTGAGAAGGATCCCGAAACAAACTTGttagaggaagaggacgagttGAAGCCATAA
- a CDS encoding hypothetical protein (encoded by transcript TGME49_212420), translating to MKKAEEEGIGGSHLADSKRDMNRIKADLKELEKALQIQPAGLVSGQDVLRQEDVSALSRQIKQVEAKLAELEASAAPFPSAGGGEAEEQGKRLPAASGAVLRLQKVAAMLESAETALEASVTFYKEHVERVGKGLPKEGEMADAALLQTLQAEVECRRRLSARAIQVFRSINHSRRDVRNLENRQ from the coding sequence atgaagaaggcagaagaggagggtATTGGTGGTAGTCATTTGGCCGACAGTAAGAGAGACATGAATCGAATCAAGGCTGACCTCAAGGAGCTTGAGAAGGCGTTGCAGATACAACCAGCGGGTCTGGTGTCGGGGCAGGATGTTCTTAGACAAGAGGATGTCAGCGCCTTGAGCCGCCAAATCAAGCAGGTCGAGGCGAAGCTCGCGGAGCTGGAGGCGTCAGCAGCGCCGTTCCCTTCCGCAGGTGgcggagaagcggaagagcaGGGAAAGAGGCTTCCAGCAGCGAGTGGTGCCGTGCTGAGACTGCAGAAGGTGGCGGCTATGCTTGAGTCCGCAGAAACCGCGCTGGAAGCTAGCGTTACGTTCTACAAGGAACACGTTGAAAGAGTTGGGAAGGGTCTACCCAAAGAGGGCGAGATGGCGGATGCTGCTTTATTACAGACGCTGCAGGCCGAAGTTGAGTGTCGACGTCGACTGTCTGCGCGTGCTATACAGGTCTTCCGGAGCATCAACCATTCTAGACGAGATGTGAGAAACCTGGAGAATCGCCAGTAG